From the genome of Streptomyces sp. NBC_01341, one region includes:
- a CDS encoding VOC family protein: MTPAQQQYPPVTDQGTTVVQLNHTAVYARNRGRSAEFIAAVLGLEVGAPFGPFLPVDLGNGVTLDYYELRDAPVQAQHYAFLVPDAQFDDMIARLQMLGVTHYADPGHTEPGRINRLFGGRGAYFEDPDGHNMEIITRPYTRPR, from the coding sequence ATGACCCCCGCACAGCAGCAGTACCCGCCCGTGACCGATCAGGGCACCACCGTCGTCCAGTTGAACCACACGGCGGTGTACGCCCGAAACCGCGGCCGGTCGGCCGAGTTCATCGCCGCCGTGCTGGGCCTGGAGGTCGGCGCGCCGTTCGGGCCCTTCCTGCCCGTCGACCTCGGCAACGGCGTGACCCTCGACTACTACGAGCTGCGGGACGCTCCGGTGCAGGCGCAGCACTACGCGTTCCTGGTGCCCGACGCACAGTTCGACGACATGATCGCGCGCCTGCAGATGCTCGGAGTCACCCACTACGCCGATCCCGGGCACACCGAACCCGGGCGGATCAACCGCCTCTTCGGCGGTCGCGGAGCCTACTTCGAGGACCCGGACGGCCACAACATGGAGATCATCACCAGGCCCTACACCCGGCCCCGCTGA
- a CDS encoding ATP-binding protein yields the protein MADGRAGRSERDIAVRGRVAETLSRQQGPLRPIPALMLLGTRGSGKTALTGHLRDWAQRVPLASIDLEPVGERGGTPIDVLIEMAFQLSARHDGIPRLGFPALGALLAAVGTAVDAGSRERAVRDMAEALRAGRAREHSYEELQGIVDGVAQLAGLGLPGWSSVVMPLVQGGMRLRLGLRLRRRFAETSAAGPGRGATADFLVGVNRLYHGYPAQRAEAERVLLDSFLADLRGAYASGRADRLRTTHCLALLDNADSPAGEAFLTLLLESRERSGRPDPLLVVTTARRRPETLVRAETGSGHRPDYRESWPRHSHFRPLSAGPLVVAGQLRDLSRREVEAHAAATLDRLPAGSVLPRTDNAVQWLGWIVYEVTRGHPAGTAEVLDGLRRMPADMPWDARMHQCLAPLDGSVEPVPAVSAGPRLLELLLRDCSGQLARLMPRAAAGVTLGRAETCESLWEGQEPVLREFVGYCADDLRTVPEPDDGLPALHRLTRFLLLRRLDGAPENGGPGSWTGAHRALRAAAVARGDLRTVAYHDLALDDLGSAVGYLRDRFDEVGADAWCADLAWLQRAPCRWDGALPESARDRYERLVGVAGGDAPRRAITRLLAAGWITPHPRPEGAAQPYGDPLGDPYAELYPDIVEEFLTLRRPIGDEHDRHVLLRMAQRYERKPWW from the coding sequence ATGGCCGACGGCAGAGCCGGCAGATCAGAGCGTGACATCGCGGTGCGCGGACGTGTGGCCGAGACCCTGAGCAGGCAGCAGGGGCCGCTGCGTCCGATACCCGCCCTGATGCTGCTGGGCACGCGCGGGAGCGGAAAGACCGCGCTCACCGGTCATCTGCGCGACTGGGCGCAGCGTGTACCGCTGGCGAGCATCGATCTGGAGCCCGTCGGCGAGCGCGGTGGCACACCCATCGACGTACTGATCGAGATGGCGTTCCAGCTCAGCGCCCGCCACGACGGCATCCCCCGGCTGGGATTCCCGGCACTGGGGGCCCTGCTCGCCGCCGTGGGCACGGCCGTCGACGCGGGCAGCCGGGAACGGGCGGTCCGCGACATGGCCGAGGCGCTGAGAGCGGGGCGGGCCCGGGAGCACTCGTACGAGGAACTGCAGGGGATCGTCGACGGCGTCGCCCAGCTCGCCGGGCTCGGGCTGCCCGGCTGGAGTTCCGTCGTCATGCCCCTCGTCCAGGGCGGGATGCGTCTGCGGCTCGGGCTGCGCCTGCGCAGGAGGTTCGCCGAGACGTCCGCCGCAGGGCCGGGGCGGGGCGCGACAGCCGACTTCCTCGTCGGCGTGAACCGGCTGTACCACGGCTATCCCGCGCAGCGCGCGGAGGCCGAACGGGTCCTGCTGGACTCCTTCCTGGCCGACCTGCGCGGCGCGTACGCCTCCGGCCGGGCGGACCGGCTGCGGACCACGCACTGCCTCGCACTGCTGGACAACGCGGACTCCCCGGCCGGCGAGGCGTTCCTGACGCTCCTGCTCGAATCGCGCGAGCGCTCGGGCCGTCCCGACCCGCTCCTCGTCGTGACGACCGCACGCCGGCGTCCCGAGACGCTGGTCCGCGCGGAGACCGGCAGCGGGCACCGTCCCGACTACCGCGAGAGCTGGCCGCGGCACTCCCACTTCAGGCCGCTGTCGGCGGGACCGCTCGTGGTGGCCGGTCAGCTGCGCGACCTGAGCCGACGCGAGGTGGAGGCCCATGCCGCCGCCACCCTCGACAGGCTGCCCGCGGGCTCCGTCCTGCCGCGGACGGACAACGCCGTGCAGTGGCTGGGCTGGATCGTGTACGAGGTCACCCGGGGCCACCCCGCGGGGACGGCCGAGGTGCTCGACGGTCTGCGCCGCATGCCGGCCGACATGCCGTGGGACGCGCGCATGCACCAGTGCCTGGCCCCTCTCGACGGCAGTGTCGAGCCGGTCCCGGCGGTGTCCGCGGGCCCGCGACTGCTCGAACTCCTGCTGCGCGACTGCTCCGGGCAACTGGCCCGGCTGATGCCTCGGGCGGCCGCCGGGGTCACCCTCGGCCGGGCGGAGACCTGCGAGTCCCTGTGGGAGGGGCAGGAACCGGTGCTCCGGGAGTTCGTCGGCTACTGCGCGGACGACCTGCGAACCGTGCCCGAACCCGACGACGGACTCCCCGCCCTGCACCGGCTGACCCGCTTCCTGCTGCTGCGCCGCCTCGACGGCGCCCCGGAGAACGGCGGGCCCGGCTCGTGGACGGGCGCGCACCGGGCGCTGCGTGCGGCGGCGGTCGCGCGGGGGGACCTGCGCACCGTCGCGTATCACGACCTGGCGCTGGACGACCTCGGCTCGGCCGTGGGTTATCTCCGGGACCGCTTCGACGAGGTGGGCGCCGACGCGTGGTGCGCGGACCTGGCCTGGCTGCAGCGTGCCCCGTGCCGCTGGGACGGCGCCCTGCCCGAGTCGGCCCGCGACCGGTACGAGCGGCTGGTCGGTGTCGCTGGGGGCGACGCCCCGCGGCGCGCCATCACCCGGCTGCTGGCGGCCGGCTGGATCACCCCGCATCCACGGCCGGAGGGGGCGGCCCAGCCATACGGAGATCCGCTCGGCGACCCCTACGCGGAGCTGTATCCGGACATCGTCGAGGAGTTCCTGACCCTCCGCCGGCCGATCGGTGACGAACACGACCGCCATGTGCTGCTGCGCATGGCGCAACGCTACGAAAGGAAGCCGTGGTGGTGA
- a CDS encoding ribokinase: protein MYVNEDPAPSRYDLLVVGSANADLVVGVDRRPGPGETVLGSDLVVHPGGKGANQAVAAARLGARTALLARVGDDAHGRLLLASQQEAGVDTGGVLVGGAPTGVALITVDPSGDNSIVVSPGANARLTPGDIRASVPLFAAARVVSVQLEIPLDTVAETARALGPDTRLVLNPSPPAPLPDEVLAACDPLVVNEHEARFILGEGAGDTPESWARGLTGLGPRSVVITLGAGGALVSDTRTGEAVRVPSPKVAAVDTTGAGDAFTAALAWRLGLGEELVRAAGFAVRVGAAAVTKEGAQASFPTSEEVAAL from the coding sequence ATGTACGTCAACGAGGACCCCGCACCCTCCCGGTACGACCTCCTGGTCGTCGGCTCGGCCAACGCCGACCTGGTCGTCGGCGTCGACCGCCGGCCAGGACCCGGGGAGACGGTGCTCGGCTCCGACCTCGTCGTCCACCCCGGCGGCAAGGGCGCCAACCAGGCGGTCGCCGCCGCCCGCCTCGGAGCCCGCACGGCTCTGCTGGCCCGGGTCGGCGACGACGCCCACGGGCGGCTGCTGCTCGCCTCGCAGCAGGAGGCGGGCGTCGACACCGGCGGGGTCCTCGTCGGCGGCGCGCCCACCGGGGTCGCCCTCATCACCGTCGACCCCTCGGGAGACAACAGCATCGTCGTCTCGCCGGGAGCCAACGCGCGGCTGACACCCGGGGACATCAGGGCGTCGGTCCCGCTGTTCGCGGCGGCCCGCGTCGTCTCCGTACAACTGGAGATCCCGCTGGACACCGTCGCCGAGACGGCGCGCGCACTGGGCCCGGACACGCGCCTGGTCCTCAACCCGTCCCCCCCGGCGCCGCTGCCCGACGAGGTGCTGGCTGCCTGCGACCCGCTGGTGGTCAACGAGCACGAGGCGCGGTTCATCCTCGGGGAGGGCGCCGGGGACACCCCGGAGTCCTGGGCACGGGGGCTCACCGGCCTCGGCCCGCGCTCCGTCGTCATCACCCTGGGCGCGGGAGGCGCCCTGGTCTCCGACACCCGCACCGGCGAGGCCGTACGCGTGCCGAGCCCGAAGGTCGCGGCTGTGGACACCACCGGCGCGGGCGACGCCTTCACAGCGGCCCTGGCCTGGCGCCTCGGGCTGGGTGAGGAACTCGTCCGGGCCGCCGGGTTCGCCGTGCGGGTCGGCGCGGCGGCCGTCACCAAGGAGGGCGCACAGGCGTCCTTCCCCACCTCGGAAGAAGTCGCGGCACTGTGA
- a CDS encoding ABC transporter substrate-binding protein has translation MSSDDGTFVPPRPPRRKAPWIIAGAVVLAAAVWGGAEAYRAWQHEKAECAPGILRKGAREECIGVSDGSFAFDPSLKEVMGKIEAENERVEESGKQFVSVAYIEPLTTVKGEEEAKYGLRGELMGAYLAQRELNDPDLGAGRGDLPQVRLLVGNLGLRSEQWRTLTGDLVAMAKDDNHLVAVAGFGQSRGGTKNAVDALRDAGIPMMGATVTADSLSDAARPGFFRTSAPNRDQAVGAVNYLRAQQKKDPGFKVAVIRDRNEDDIYNTSMSTAFATAAAGRGLEIEGTPLEFLSGVDGVSNAFSSVADKVCDLRPDAVFFAGRGVNIRNFIYSMSAPDRRCPVTLITGDDAVGAYYGSLESEARREKFRTEWTDSRVTVLYSSLAHPALAGRLYAEANNPLPDFLGLYRTEFGGAPDETMQVLQDGQVIMGHDAVWTLGIAIRNAAGPDGKGQVNTGATLQMLLQLSGRASVSGLSGPISFAPDGNPDRKPMALVRMEPSGVYTFRGVLTP, from the coding sequence GTGAGCTCCGACGACGGCACGTTCGTCCCCCCGCGTCCGCCCCGGCGCAAGGCGCCGTGGATCATCGCGGGCGCGGTGGTCCTCGCGGCGGCGGTGTGGGGCGGTGCGGAGGCGTACCGGGCCTGGCAGCACGAGAAGGCGGAATGCGCTCCGGGCATCCTCAGGAAGGGGGCCCGGGAGGAGTGCATCGGCGTGAGCGACGGCTCCTTCGCCTTCGACCCCTCGCTGAAGGAGGTCATGGGCAAGATCGAGGCGGAGAACGAACGGGTCGAGGAGTCCGGCAAGCAGTTCGTCTCCGTGGCGTACATCGAGCCCCTGACCACGGTCAAGGGCGAGGAGGAGGCGAAGTACGGGCTGCGCGGCGAGCTGATGGGCGCCTACCTCGCCCAGCGCGAACTGAACGACCCGGACCTCGGCGCCGGGCGGGGCGATCTCCCGCAGGTACGCCTGCTCGTCGGCAACCTGGGTCTGCGTTCGGAACAGTGGCGGACCCTCACCGGCGACCTCGTGGCGATGGCGAAGGACGACAACCACCTCGTCGCCGTCGCGGGCTTCGGCCAGAGCCGGGGCGGAACCAAGAACGCCGTCGACGCGCTGCGCGACGCGGGCATCCCCATGATGGGGGCGACGGTCACCGCCGACAGTCTGTCGGACGCGGCCCGCCCGGGCTTCTTCCGGACCTCCGCGCCCAACCGTGACCAGGCGGTCGGTGCGGTCAACTACCTGAGGGCTCAGCAGAAGAAAGATCCCGGTTTCAAGGTCGCCGTCATACGGGACCGCAACGAGGACGACATCTACAACACGTCGATGTCCACCGCGTTCGCGACGGCGGCGGCCGGGCGGGGCCTGGAGATCGAGGGGACCCCGCTGGAGTTCCTGTCCGGGGTGGACGGTGTCTCCAACGCCTTCTCGTCCGTCGCGGACAAGGTGTGCGACCTCCGCCCGGACGCGGTGTTCTTCGCCGGCCGGGGCGTCAACATCCGTAACTTCATCTACTCGATGTCCGCCCCCGACCGCCGGTGCCCGGTCACGCTGATCACGGGTGACGACGCGGTCGGCGCGTACTACGGCTCGCTGGAGAGCGAGGCGCGGCGGGAGAAGTTCCGGACGGAGTGGACCGACAGCAGGGTGACCGTCCTGTACTCGTCGCTCGCCCACCCGGCTCTCGCGGGCCGCCTCTACGCCGAGGCGAACAACCCGCTGCCGGACTTCCTGGGCCTGTACAGGACGGAGTTCGGCGGAGCGCCCGACGAGACGATGCAGGTGCTCCAGGACGGTCAGGTGATCATGGGGCACGACGCGGTCTGGACCCTGGGTATCGCGATACGGAACGCGGCGGGCCCGGACGGCAAGGGGCAGGTCAACACCGGTGCCACACTGCAGATGCTGCTCCAGCTCAGCGGACGCGCCTCGGTGTCGGGACTCAGCGGGCCCATCTCCTTCGCCCCGGACGGCAATCCCGACCGCAAACCCATGGCGCTGGTACGGATGGAACCCTCGGGTGTGTACACCTTCCGGGGGGTGCTGACGCCGTAG
- the rbsD gene encoding D-ribose pyranase produces MKKTGILNRHLAGAVAELGHGDGVLICDVGMPIPAGPRVVDLAFIAGVPTFAEVLDGLLAELVVESATAAEEIAEANPEAAGLLAARLPALTHVSHERLKELTRSARLVVRTGEARPYANVLLRCGVFF; encoded by the coding sequence GTGAAGAAGACCGGCATACTCAACCGCCACCTCGCGGGAGCCGTGGCCGAACTCGGCCATGGCGACGGCGTCCTGATCTGCGACGTGGGCATGCCCATACCGGCCGGTCCCCGGGTCGTCGACCTGGCTTTCATAGCGGGCGTCCCGACGTTCGCCGAGGTCCTGGACGGACTGCTGGCGGAACTGGTCGTGGAGAGCGCGACGGCGGCCGAGGAGATCGCGGAGGCCAACCCCGAGGCGGCCGGTCTCCTGGCCGCCCGCCTGCCCGCGCTCACGCACGTGTCGCACGAGCGGCTGAAGGAACTCACCCGATCCGCCCGCCTGGTGGTGCGGACGGGTGAGGCGCGCCCCTACGCCAACGTGCTGCTGCGGTGCGGCGTCTTCTTCTGA
- a CDS encoding sugar ABC transporter ATP-binding protein — MSESVELLRIEGVRKTFPGVVALDRVDFDLRSGEVHVLLGENGAGKSTLIKMLSGAYRPDSGRIFAGGQEVRIHGAQDAEKLGIATIYQEFNLVPDLTVAENIFLGRQPRRLGMIDRARMEADAEVLLRRVGLHVSPRVKVRELGIARLQMVEIAKALSLDARVLIMDEPTAVLTSEEVDKLFGIVRQLRADGVGIVFITHHLEEIAALGDRVTVLRDGRSIDQVPATTPEEELVQLMVGRSIDQQYPRERPETGEALLSVRGLTRDGVFHDITFDVRAGEVVGLAGLVGAGRTEVARAVFGADTYDSGSVDVAGERLGKHDVTAAMGAGIGLVPEDRKGQGLLLDASVQENLGLVTLRSATRSGIVDVKGQRAAAARIAEQLGVRMAGLGQHVRTLSGGNQQKVVIGKWLLADTRVLILDEPTRGIDVGAKVEIYQLVNELTASGHAVLMISSDLPEVLGMSDRVIVMAQGRIAGELPAQEATQDAVMALAVSAAPTTAPTEKAEESPRGH; from the coding sequence GTGAGTGAATCGGTCGAGTTGCTGCGCATCGAAGGCGTACGCAAGACCTTCCCCGGTGTAGTCGCCCTGGACCGGGTCGATTTCGACCTCCGCAGCGGCGAAGTGCACGTCCTTCTCGGTGAGAACGGTGCCGGCAAGAGCACCCTCATCAAGATGCTGTCGGGTGCCTACCGCCCGGACAGCGGCCGGATCTTCGCCGGCGGCCAGGAGGTGCGCATCCACGGCGCACAGGACGCCGAGAAGCTCGGAATCGCCACGATCTACCAGGAGTTCAACCTGGTTCCCGATCTCACGGTCGCCGAGAACATCTTCCTGGGCCGTCAGCCGCGCCGCCTCGGCATGATCGACCGTGCGCGCATGGAGGCCGACGCCGAGGTGCTCCTGCGCCGCGTGGGCCTGCACGTCTCCCCGCGGGTCAAGGTCCGTGAACTGGGGATCGCCCGGCTGCAGATGGTCGAGATCGCCAAGGCGCTCAGCCTGGACGCGCGCGTCCTGATCATGGACGAGCCGACCGCCGTACTGACCTCCGAAGAGGTCGACAAGCTCTTCGGGATCGTGCGGCAGCTGCGTGCCGACGGCGTCGGCATCGTCTTCATCACCCACCACCTGGAAGAGATCGCGGCCCTCGGGGACCGCGTCACCGTCCTGCGGGACGGCCGCAGCATCGACCAGGTGCCCGCCACGACACCCGAGGAGGAACTCGTCCAGCTGATGGTCGGCCGCAGCATCGACCAGCAGTACCCGCGCGAGCGGCCCGAAACGGGCGAGGCACTGCTCTCCGTCCGGGGACTCACCCGCGACGGCGTGTTCCACGACATCACCTTCGACGTCCGGGCCGGTGAGGTCGTCGGCCTCGCCGGACTGGTCGGAGCGGGCCGCACCGAGGTCGCCCGCGCCGTGTTCGGCGCCGACACCTACGACTCCGGCTCGGTCGACGTCGCCGGCGAGCGGCTCGGCAAGCACGACGTGACCGCGGCCATGGGAGCCGGCATCGGACTCGTCCCCGAGGACCGCAAGGGCCAGGGGCTCCTGCTCGACGCCTCGGTGCAGGAGAACCTCGGCCTGGTCACGCTGCGCTCGGCGACCCGTTCGGGAATCGTCGATGTCAAGGGGCAGCGTGCCGCCGCCGCCCGCATCGCCGAGCAGCTCGGTGTGCGGATGGCCGGCCTCGGCCAGCACGTCCGCACCCTGTCCGGTGGCAACCAGCAGAAGGTCGTCATCGGGAAATGGCTCCTGGCCGACACCCGGGTCCTGATCCTCGACGAGCCCACCCGGGGTATCGACGTCGGAGCCAAGGTCGAGATCTACCAGCTCGTCAACGAGCTCACCGCCTCGGGACACGCCGTGCTGATGATCTCCAGCGACCTCCCCGAGGTCCTCGGTATGAGTGACCGGGTCATCGTCATGGCCCAGGGCCGCATCGCCGGGGAACTCCCCGCCCAAGAAGCCACCCAGGACGCTGTGATGGCACTCGCCGTCAGCGCCGCCCCCACAACCGCACCCACCGAGAAGGCAGAGGAGAGCCCCCGTGGCCACTGA
- a CDS encoding ABC transporter permease/substrate-binding protein, protein MATDTHPSTKGAGGAGNTLRRLLLENGALSALIVLVVALSLLSGDFLTTQNLLNVGVQAAVTAILAFGVTFVIVSAGIDLSVGSVAALSATVLAWSATSAGVPVWLAVIFAIATGLVCGLISGALVAYGKLPSFIATLAMLSVARGLSLVISQGSPIAFPSSISHLGDTLGGWLPVPVLVMIAAGLITALILGRTYIGRSMYAIGGNEEAARLSGLRVKKQKLAIYALAGLFAAVAGIVLASRLTSAQPQAAQGYELDAIAAVVIGGASLAGGVGKASGTLIGALILAVLRNGLNLLSVSAFWQQVVIGVVIALAVLLDTLRRKAGSGAPSAAGSSAAAGSPGSKRKKTMELGIAVVVVAAVVAAVSFFHSGSSGDTKKIGVSLSTLNNPFFVQMKQGAQQEAKKAGVDLTVTDAQNDASQQANQLENFTSSGLDSIIVNPVDSDAVGPSVRSANKDGIPVVAADRGVNKAKTATLVASDNVAGGKLAAKTLAERLGGKGSIVVLQGTAGTSASRERGAGFAAGIKAYPGIRIVAKQPADFDRTKGLDVMTNVLQAHPGITGVFAENDEMALGAAKALGSKAGKTVSVVGFDGTPDGLKAVSTGTLYASVAQQPKELGKIAVQNAVRAADGKKVDSTVMVPVKVVTRQNVADFS, encoded by the coding sequence GTGGCCACTGACACGCATCCGAGCACCAAGGGCGCCGGCGGCGCCGGGAACACCCTCCGCCGCCTCCTGCTCGAGAACGGCGCCCTCAGCGCCCTGATCGTCCTCGTGGTGGCGCTGTCGCTGCTGTCCGGCGACTTCCTCACCACCCAGAACCTGCTGAACGTCGGTGTGCAGGCCGCCGTAACGGCGATCCTCGCGTTCGGCGTCACCTTCGTCATCGTCTCCGCCGGCATCGACCTCTCCGTCGGATCGGTCGCCGCACTGTCCGCGACCGTGCTCGCCTGGTCGGCCACCTCGGCAGGCGTGCCCGTCTGGCTGGCGGTCATATTCGCCATCGCCACCGGTCTGGTCTGCGGGCTCATCAGCGGCGCCCTCGTGGCGTACGGCAAACTGCCCTCGTTCATCGCGACGCTGGCCATGCTCTCGGTCGCCCGTGGTCTGTCCCTGGTCATCTCCCAGGGCAGCCCCATCGCCTTCCCCAGCTCCATCTCACACCTGGGCGACACCCTCGGCGGGTGGCTGCCCGTCCCGGTCCTCGTGATGATCGCGGCGGGCCTGATCACGGCGCTCATCCTGGGCCGCACCTACATCGGCCGATCCATGTACGCGATCGGCGGCAATGAGGAGGCCGCACGCCTCTCCGGGCTGCGGGTCAAGAAGCAGAAGCTGGCGATCTACGCCCTGGCCGGCCTCTTCGCCGCCGTGGCCGGCATCGTCCTCGCCTCCCGCCTGACCTCCGCGCAGCCCCAGGCGGCGCAGGGTTACGAACTCGACGCGATCGCGGCGGTCGTCATCGGCGGTGCCAGCCTCGCCGGTGGTGTCGGCAAGGCGTCCGGCACCCTCATCGGTGCGCTGATCCTCGCCGTCCTGCGCAACGGCCTCAACCTGCTCTCGGTGTCCGCCTTCTGGCAGCAGGTCGTCATCGGTGTCGTCATCGCCCTCGCGGTGCTGCTGGACACCCTGCGCCGCAAGGCCGGCTCGGGTGCCCCGTCCGCCGCCGGTTCGTCCGCCGCGGCCGGGTCGCCGGGGTCGAAACGCAAGAAGACGATGGAGCTCGGCATCGCGGTGGTCGTCGTGGCCGCCGTCGTCGCGGCGGTGTCGTTCTTCCACTCCGGCTCCTCCGGAGACACCAAGAAGATCGGTGTCTCGCTCTCCACCCTGAACAACCCCTTCTTCGTCCAGATGAAGCAGGGCGCGCAGCAGGAGGCCAAGAAGGCCGGCGTCGACCTGACCGTCACCGATGCCCAGAACGACGCCTCGCAGCAGGCCAACCAGCTGGAGAACTTCACCAGCTCGGGCCTGGACTCCATCATCGTCAACCCGGTGGACTCCGACGCGGTGGGCCCCAGCGTCCGCAGCGCCAACAAGGACGGCATCCCGGTGGTCGCCGCCGACCGCGGCGTCAACAAGGCCAAGACCGCGACGCTCGTCGCCTCCGACAACGTGGCGGGCGGCAAGCTGGCGGCGAAGACGCTCGCCGAGCGCCTCGGCGGCAAGGGCAGCATCGTCGTCCTGCAGGGCACGGCCGGTACCTCCGCCAGCCGTGAGCGCGGCGCCGGCTTCGCCGCGGGCATCAAGGCCTACCCGGGCATCAGGATCGTGGCCAAGCAGCCCGCGGACTTCGACCGCACCAAGGGTCTGGACGTCATGACCAACGTGCTCCAGGCCCACCCCGGGATCACCGGAGTCTTCGCCGAGAACGACGAGATGGCGCTCGGCGCGGCCAAGGCACTCGGCAGCAAGGCCGGGAAGACCGTGTCGGTCGTCGGCTTCGACGGGACCCCGGACGGCCTCAAGGCGGTCAGCACGGGCACCCTGTACGCCTCCGTGGCCCAGCAGCCCAAGGAGCTCGGGAAGATCGCCGTGCAGAACGCGGTCCGCGCGGCAGACGGCAAGAAGGTCGACAGCACGGTGATGGTGCCGGTCAAGGTCGTCACCCGGCAGAACGTCGCCGACTTCTCCTGA
- a CDS encoding LacI family DNA-binding transcriptional regulator, which yields MASIKDVAAQAGVSVATVSRVLNSHPSVSPDARRRVLAAVDALGYRPNAVARSLRTDQTRTLGLVISDVLNPYFTALARSVEEEARALGYSVIIGNADERPAQQDHHVRTLLDRRIDGLLVSPADGESPLLLDVARTGTPMVFVDRWMPGVDVPVVRADGHLAIQDLVAHLYALGHRRLAIIAGPAATTTGNERVEAFREAMRAHGLALPDAYIGQGDFQADSGRRATEHFLSLPEPPEIVFAADNLMALGALDAIRARGLRVPEDIGIAAFDDIPWFVHTGPPITAIAQPTGDLGRAAVRALVDIVEGRSPQSVTLPARLVVRSSCGERIPVPGATSE from the coding sequence ATGGCGAGCATCAAGGATGTCGCGGCCCAGGCGGGAGTGTCTGTCGCCACGGTCTCCCGCGTCCTCAACAGCCATCCCTCCGTCAGCCCGGACGCACGCAGACGCGTCCTCGCCGCCGTCGACGCGCTCGGCTACCGGCCCAACGCCGTGGCGCGCTCACTGCGCACCGACCAGACGCGCACCCTCGGCCTCGTCATCAGTGACGTACTCAATCCGTACTTCACCGCCCTGGCCCGCTCCGTGGAGGAGGAGGCCCGCGCGCTCGGGTACAGCGTGATCATCGGCAACGCCGACGAGCGGCCCGCACAGCAGGACCACCACGTCCGCACGCTCCTGGACCGCAGGATCGACGGACTCCTGGTCTCGCCGGCGGACGGCGAGTCCCCGCTGCTGCTGGACGTCGCACGCACCGGCACCCCGATGGTCTTCGTGGACCGCTGGATGCCGGGGGTGGACGTCCCGGTCGTCCGCGCGGACGGGCACCTCGCCATCCAGGACCTGGTGGCCCATCTGTACGCGCTCGGCCACCGCAGGCTCGCCATCATCGCCGGCCCGGCGGCCACCACCACGGGCAACGAACGTGTCGAGGCCTTCAGGGAAGCCATGAGGGCCCATGGGCTCGCGCTGCCCGACGCCTACATCGGGCAGGGCGACTTCCAGGCCGACAGCGGCCGGCGCGCCACCGAGCACTTCCTGTCGCTGCCCGAACCGCCCGAGATCGTCTTCGCCGCCGACAACCTCATGGCGCTCGGCGCCCTGGACGCCATCCGCGCCCGGGGCCTGCGCGTCCCGGAGGACATCGGGATCGCGGCGTTCGACGACATCCCGTGGTTCGTCCACACCGGTCCGCCGATCACCGCGATCGCCCAGCCGACGGGCGACCTCGGCCGCGCCGCCGTCCGCGCGCTCGTCGACATCGTCGAGGGCCGCTCCCCGCAGTCCGTCACCCTGCCCGCGCGCCTCGTCGTACGCAGCTCCTGCGGCGAGCGCATCCCAGTCCCGGGAGCAACGAGTGAGTGA